In a genomic window of Piliocolobus tephrosceles isolate RC106 chromosome 1, ASM277652v3, whole genome shotgun sequence:
- the LRRC8C gene encoding volume-regulated anion channel subunit LRRC8C isoform X2, whose protein sequence is MIPVTEFRQFSEQQPAFRVLKPWWDVFTDYLSVAMLMIGVFGCTLQVMQDKIICLPKRVQPAQNHSSLSNVSQAVASTTPLPPPKPSPANPITVEMKGLKTDLDLQQYSFINQMCYERALHWYAKYFPYLVLIHTLVFMLCSNFWFKFPGSSSKIEHFISILGKCFDSPWTTRALSEVSGEDSEEKDNRKNNMNRSNTTQSGPEGSLVNSQSLKSIPEKFVVDKSTAGALDKKEGEQAKALFEKVKKFRLHVEEGDILYAMYVRQTVLKVIKFLIIIAYNSALVSKVQFTVDCNVDIQDMTGYKNFSCNHTMAHLFSKLSFCYLCFVSIYGLTCLYTLYWLFYRSLREYSFEYVRQETGIDDIPDVKNDFAFMLHMIDQYDPLYSKRFAVFLSEVSENKLKQLNLNNEWTPDKLRQKLQTNAHNRLELPLIMLSGLPDTVFEITELQSLKLEIIKNVMIPATIAQLDNLQELSLHQCSVKIHSAALSFLKENLKVLSVKFDDMRELPPWMYGLRNLEELYLVGSLSHDISRNVTLESLRDLKSLKILSIKSNVSKIPQAVVDVSSHLQKMCIHNDGTKLVMLNNLKKMTNLTELELVHCDLERIPHAVFSLLSLQELDLKENNLKSIEEIVSFQHLRKLTVLKLWHNSITYIPEHIKKLTSLERLSFSHNKIEVLPSHLFLCNKIRYLDLSYNDIRFIPPEIGVLQSLQYFSITCNKVESLPDELYFCKKLKTLKIGKNSLSVLSPKIGNLLFLSYLDVKALPWHLPEKH, encoded by the coding sequence GTCATGCAAGACAAGATAATCTGCCTTCCGAAAAGAGTGCAGCCTGCTCAGAACCACTCTTCCCTTTCGAATGTCTCTCAAGCAGTTGCCAGTACCACTCCACTGCCTCCACCTAAACCATCTCCTGCTAACCCCATCACTGTGGAAATGAAAGGCCTGAAGACAGATTTGGACCTTCAGCAGTACAGCTTTATAAACCAGATGTGTTATGAGCGAGCCCTCCACTGGTATGCCAAGTATTTCCCTTACCTTGTCCTCATCCATACCTTGGTCTTTATGCTCTGCAGTAACTTTTGGTTCAAATTCCCTGGCTCCAGCTCCAAAATAGAACATTTCATCTCCATTCTGGGGAAGTGTTTTGATTCTCCTTGGACCACACGGGCTTTATCTGAAGTGTCTggggaggactcagaagaaaagGACAACAGGAAGAACAACATGAACAGGTCCAACACCACCCAATCTGGTCCAGAAGGCAGCCTGGTCAACTCTCAGTCTTTAAAGTCCATTCCTGAGAAGTTTGTGGTTGATAAATCCACTGCAGGGGCTCTGGATAAAAAGGAAGGTGAGCAGGCAAAGGCCTTATTTGAGAAGGTGAAGAAGTTCAGGCTGCATGTGGAAGAAGGTGATATTCTATATGCCATGTATGTTCGCCAGACTGTACTTAAGGTTATCAAATTCCTAATCATCATTGCATATAATAGTGCTCTGGTTTCCAAGGTCCAGTTTACAGTGGACTGTAATGTGGACATTCAGGACATGACTGGATACAAAAACTTTTCTTGCAATCATACCATGGCACACTTGTTCTCAAAACTGTCCTTTTGCTATCTGTGCTTTGTTAGTATCTATGGATTGACGTGCCTTTATACCTTATACTGGCTGTTCTACCGTTCTCTACGGGAATATTCCTTTGAGTATGTCCGGCAGGAGACTGGAATTGATGATATTCCAGATGTGAAAAATGACTTTGCTTTTATGCTTCATATGATAGATCAGTATGACCCACTCTATTCCAAGAGATTTGCAGTGTTCCTGTCTGAAGTCAGTGAAAACAAATTAAAGCAGCTGAACTTAAATAACGAATGGACTCCTGATAAACTGAGGCAGAAGCTACAGACAAATGCCCATAATCGACTGGAATTGCCTCTTATCATGCTCTCTGGCCTTCCAGACACTGTTTTTGAAATCACAGAGTTGCAATCTCTAAAACTTGAAATCATTAAGAACGTAATGATACCTGCCACCATTGCACAGCTAGACAATCTTCAAGAGCTCTCTCTGCACCAATGTTCTGTCAAAATCCACAGTGCGGCGCTCTCTTTCCTGAAGGAAAACCTCAAGGTCTTGAGTGTCAAGTTTGATGACATGAGGGAACTCCCCCCCTGGATGTATGGGCTCCGAAATCTAGAAGAGCTGTACCTAGTTGGCTCTCTAAGTCATGATATTTCCAGAAATGTCACCCTGGAGTCTCTGCGGGATCTCAAAAGCCTTAAAATTCTCTCTATCAAAAGCAATGTTTCCAAAATCCCTCAGGCAGTGGTTGATGTTTCCAGCCATCTCCAGAAGATGTGCATACATAATGATGGCACCAAGCTGGTGATGCTCAACAACTTAAAGAAGATGACCAATCTGACAGAACTGGAGTTGGTCCACTGTGACCTGGAGCGTATTCCTCATGCTGTGTTCAGCCTACTCAGCCTCCAGGAATTGGACCTGAAGGAAAACAATCTGAAATCTATAGAAGAAATCGTTAGCTTTCAGCACTTGAGAAAGTTGACAGTGCTAAAACTGTGGCATAACAGCATCACTTACATCCCAGAGCATATAAAGAAACTCACCAGCCTGGAACGCCTGTCCTTTAGTCACAATAAAATAGAGGTGCTGCCTTCCCACCTCTTCCTATGCAACAAGATCCGATACTTGGACTTATCGTACAATGACATTCGATTTATCCCACCTGAAATCGGAGTTCTACAAAGTTTACAGTATTTTTCCATCACGTGTAATAAAGTGGAAAGCCTTCCAGATGAACTCTACTTCTGCAAGAAACTTAAAACTCTGAAGATTGGGAAAAACAGCCTATCTGTACTTTCACCGAAAATTGGAAATTTACTCTTTCTTTCCTACTTAGATGTAAAAG
- the LRRC8C gene encoding volume-regulated anion channel subunit LRRC8C isoform X1: MIPVTEFRQFSEQQPAFRVLKPWWDVFTDYLSVAMLMIGVFGCTLQVMQDKIICLPKRVQPAQNHSSLSNVSQAVASTTPLPPPKPSPANPITVEMKGLKTDLDLQQYSFINQMCYERALHWYAKYFPYLVLIHTLVFMLCSNFWFKFPGSSSKIEHFISILGKCFDSPWTTRALSEVSGEDSEEKDNRKNNMNRSNTTQSGPEGSLVNSQSLKSIPEKFVVDKSTAGALDKKEGEQAKALFEKVKKFRLHVEEGDILYAMYVRQTVLKVIKFLIIIAYNSALVSKVQFTVDCNVDIQDMTGYKNFSCNHTMAHLFSKLSFCYLCFVSIYGLTCLYTLYWLFYRSLREYSFEYVRQETGIDDIPDVKNDFAFMLHMIDQYDPLYSKRFAVFLSEVSENKLKQLNLNNEWTPDKLRQKLQTNAHNRLELPLIMLSGLPDTVFEITELQSLKLEIIKNVMIPATIAQLDNLQELSLHQCSVKIHSAALSFLKENLKVLSVKFDDMRELPPWMYGLRNLEELYLVGSLSHDISRNVTLESLRDLKSLKILSIKSNVSKIPQAVVDVSSHLQKMCIHNDGTKLVMLNNLKKMTNLTELELVHCDLERIPHAVFSLLSLQELDLKENNLKSIEEIVSFQHLRKLTVLKLWHNSITYIPEHIKKLTSLERLSFSHNKIEVLPSHLFLCNKIRYLDLSYNDIRFIPPEIGVLQSLQYFSITCNKVESLPDELYFCKKLKTLKIGKNSLSVLSPKIGNLLFLSYLDVKGNHFEILPPELGDCRALKRAGLVVEDALFETLPSDVREQMKTE, encoded by the coding sequence GTCATGCAAGACAAGATAATCTGCCTTCCGAAAAGAGTGCAGCCTGCTCAGAACCACTCTTCCCTTTCGAATGTCTCTCAAGCAGTTGCCAGTACCACTCCACTGCCTCCACCTAAACCATCTCCTGCTAACCCCATCACTGTGGAAATGAAAGGCCTGAAGACAGATTTGGACCTTCAGCAGTACAGCTTTATAAACCAGATGTGTTATGAGCGAGCCCTCCACTGGTATGCCAAGTATTTCCCTTACCTTGTCCTCATCCATACCTTGGTCTTTATGCTCTGCAGTAACTTTTGGTTCAAATTCCCTGGCTCCAGCTCCAAAATAGAACATTTCATCTCCATTCTGGGGAAGTGTTTTGATTCTCCTTGGACCACACGGGCTTTATCTGAAGTGTCTggggaggactcagaagaaaagGACAACAGGAAGAACAACATGAACAGGTCCAACACCACCCAATCTGGTCCAGAAGGCAGCCTGGTCAACTCTCAGTCTTTAAAGTCCATTCCTGAGAAGTTTGTGGTTGATAAATCCACTGCAGGGGCTCTGGATAAAAAGGAAGGTGAGCAGGCAAAGGCCTTATTTGAGAAGGTGAAGAAGTTCAGGCTGCATGTGGAAGAAGGTGATATTCTATATGCCATGTATGTTCGCCAGACTGTACTTAAGGTTATCAAATTCCTAATCATCATTGCATATAATAGTGCTCTGGTTTCCAAGGTCCAGTTTACAGTGGACTGTAATGTGGACATTCAGGACATGACTGGATACAAAAACTTTTCTTGCAATCATACCATGGCACACTTGTTCTCAAAACTGTCCTTTTGCTATCTGTGCTTTGTTAGTATCTATGGATTGACGTGCCTTTATACCTTATACTGGCTGTTCTACCGTTCTCTACGGGAATATTCCTTTGAGTATGTCCGGCAGGAGACTGGAATTGATGATATTCCAGATGTGAAAAATGACTTTGCTTTTATGCTTCATATGATAGATCAGTATGACCCACTCTATTCCAAGAGATTTGCAGTGTTCCTGTCTGAAGTCAGTGAAAACAAATTAAAGCAGCTGAACTTAAATAACGAATGGACTCCTGATAAACTGAGGCAGAAGCTACAGACAAATGCCCATAATCGACTGGAATTGCCTCTTATCATGCTCTCTGGCCTTCCAGACACTGTTTTTGAAATCACAGAGTTGCAATCTCTAAAACTTGAAATCATTAAGAACGTAATGATACCTGCCACCATTGCACAGCTAGACAATCTTCAAGAGCTCTCTCTGCACCAATGTTCTGTCAAAATCCACAGTGCGGCGCTCTCTTTCCTGAAGGAAAACCTCAAGGTCTTGAGTGTCAAGTTTGATGACATGAGGGAACTCCCCCCCTGGATGTATGGGCTCCGAAATCTAGAAGAGCTGTACCTAGTTGGCTCTCTAAGTCATGATATTTCCAGAAATGTCACCCTGGAGTCTCTGCGGGATCTCAAAAGCCTTAAAATTCTCTCTATCAAAAGCAATGTTTCCAAAATCCCTCAGGCAGTGGTTGATGTTTCCAGCCATCTCCAGAAGATGTGCATACATAATGATGGCACCAAGCTGGTGATGCTCAACAACTTAAAGAAGATGACCAATCTGACAGAACTGGAGTTGGTCCACTGTGACCTGGAGCGTATTCCTCATGCTGTGTTCAGCCTACTCAGCCTCCAGGAATTGGACCTGAAGGAAAACAATCTGAAATCTATAGAAGAAATCGTTAGCTTTCAGCACTTGAGAAAGTTGACAGTGCTAAAACTGTGGCATAACAGCATCACTTACATCCCAGAGCATATAAAGAAACTCACCAGCCTGGAACGCCTGTCCTTTAGTCACAATAAAATAGAGGTGCTGCCTTCCCACCTCTTCCTATGCAACAAGATCCGATACTTGGACTTATCGTACAATGACATTCGATTTATCCCACCTGAAATCGGAGTTCTACAAAGTTTACAGTATTTTTCCATCACGTGTAATAAAGTGGAAAGCCTTCCAGATGAACTCTACTTCTGCAAGAAACTTAAAACTCTGAAGATTGGGAAAAACAGCCTATCTGTACTTTCACCGAAAATTGGAAATTTACTCTTTCTTTCCTACTTAGATGTAAAAGGTAATCACTTTGAAATCCTCCCTCCTGAACTGGGTGACTGTCGGGCTCTGAAGCGAGCTGGTTTAGTTGTGGAAGATGCTCTGTTTGAAACTCTGCCTTCTGATGTCCGGGAGCAAATGAAAACAGAGTAA